Within the Candidatus Binatia bacterium genome, the region CTTCGCCGCCCGGTGATGTTCCGTTGCTTGCCGTGCCTGTGGAGTCGCGCGCCGGAGTGCCGGGTTTGGCGTCGGCCGGCGGCACGCCTGCGACCTGGCGCTGAGAGATGAACTTTCGCAGCGCGTCCTGCAGCCGGCTCTCCGCGTCGATCAGGAACTGGCCGCTGACGACGACTTCGTCTCCTGCGGCCAGGCCTTCGAGCACCTGCACATTGCCGCCTTCGGCGGGCCAGCCGATGCGCACGCGCCGCGGCTCGAAGTGCCCCGGCTTTTCGCCGACGACGAACGCGACCTGGCGATCGCCGGTATCGATGACGGCCTCGCGCGGTACGAGCACTGCCGAATCGGCCAGCTTCGCGCGAAGCACGACGTCGGCAAACATGCCGGGCCTCAGCTCCAGCGCCGCATTCGACACGGCCATGCGCACGCTCGCCGTGCGCGTCGTCGGGTCGAGGTGGGGATGGATGAAAACGACCTGCCCCGCGAAGGTCCTGCCCGGCTGCGACGCAATGCTCGCCTGGACGCTCTGGCCCACGCTCACCACCGCGAGGTCCTGCTCGAACACGCGTGCATCGATCCACAGCGTCGAGTGGTCGACGATCCTCAGCACTTTCTGGCCCATCGTCACCGCCGCGCCCTCGACGACGGGCTTTTCGGTGATCTCGCCTGCGAGCGGGCTGCGGAACGTGACGGCGTCGGGCGCATGGTCGAGCTTCTGCAGCCTGGCGATCTCGGTCGGGTCGAGGCCCTGGAGCGCGAGCTTTCGAAGCGCCGCATTCCACAGCGAGTCCATCGTTGCGTCGCTGTCGCCTCTTGCGGAAGCGCGCGCGGCGTCGCGGCGCTTGCGCAGCGCAATCATCTCGTCGACCGCTACCTGGATGTCGGGGCTGTAAAGGTCGAACATGGGATCGCCGCTGGCGATGTGCAGCCCTTCGGTGTTCGCGTAGAGGTGGCGGATGAATCCGCCGACCCTCAGCGTCACGTCGTGGATGCCCGGCTCGGCTTCCTCGACGAATCCGGCGACACGCAGCTCGCGCACGACGGGGCCTTCGACTGCGCGCACCGTGCGCACGCCCATGTTCTGCACGACGACCGGATCGATCGTCACCGCACTTCCGGCGCTCGAAGCTTCGGTCGCCGCGCTTTCGAGCGGAGTCAGCTTCATGTGGCAGATCGGGCATTCGCCGGGGTGGTCCTGGATCACCTGCGGGTGCATGCCGCAGGTCCAGAGCTGCACCGGAGCAGCCGGATCGTCGGCAGCCTGCACGGTCGTCACGTCCAGTGGGGAAGGCAGTCCGCGATCGCAGGGCACGGACGGGAACGGCGCCACCATCGCGACGAAGATCCACAGCAGGAAACGAAGGGTGAAGCGGTGAGCAGGGGATTTCATCGCGATTTCTCCGCGACCGCCGCGGCAGGTGCCGCAACGGGAACTGCGCCGGTGCTCGAAGCGGTGGCCACGGCTGCTGACGCAAACCGAAGCGGCGGCGTGCCGGTGAACGTTTCGAGATCGGCGCCGGCAATCTCCTCGATCGCCGAAAGCTGCTTTTCGCGCGCGACCGAGGCTTCGGCAATTTCGGCGCGCACGTCGAGCGCCATCGTCCTGGCTTCGACGATGTCCGACAGCGTCCCCGCACCACTGCGGTAACCGCTCTCGGCAGCGTCGACGGCGACGCCTGCCAGCGGCAGGATGCGCTGTTCGAGATGTTCGCGCGCGCGCCCGTCGTCGCGCGCAGCGACCAGCGCGGCAGCCATCTCTGCGCGCTTGTCGCGCGCGGTCTGCATGGCGCGCGCTTCGGCGCCGCGGCGCAGCGCCTTGGCCGCTGCGATGCCGGAGCGGATTTCGATGAAGCTCGTCGGCAGCACCACCGCCGCACCGACGGCTTGGCTCACGCCGCCGGCGATCGACAGCACCGGATTGACGTCGGGAACCCACTGGAGCTTCGCGAGATCCTCGGACCCCTGGCGGCTCTTCGCGTCGGCTTCCATCTGGCGCGTCTCGGGTCCCTGTGCTGCTGCGGCGACGAGCACGGACGGATCGGCGGGAAGCGGGCGAGCGTCGGGAAGGCGGCGCGGGCTCTGGAGACGATCGGCATCCGCGATGTCCACGAGCGCCGCGAGCATCTGCCTCGCCTCTTCTGCAGCGGCGAGCGCCTTGCGCAGCTCATCGTCGCTTCGTGCAGCCGCGATCTGCGCAGCAGCGGCGCCTTTCTGCGAGGCGCCCGTCGTCAGCTCCGCCTCGGCGGCCGAAGTCTGCACCGATGCGAGGGCCTGGCGCTCGACGGCGATGCGCTCGTTCTCGGCGGCCAGTGCGAAGTCGAGCCACGCGTCGAGCACGCGTCGCTGCACGGAAAATTTCGCGGCGCGGAATTTCTCGCCGCTGGAGCGCGCTTCGGCCAGAGCCGAGCGTCCGGCAGCCATCGTCTTGCCTGGAAACGAAAGGTTTTCCATCGAGTCGAACGCAGCGTTGAACGTCATGCGATCGAACGTCTTCACCTTGTCGTCGGAGAACGTGTACGAATAGCCGAGCGACAGGTTGCTGTTGGGCCACGCCGACGCGCCGGTGACGCGCTCGACGGCGGCTTTCCATTCGAACCACGCTGCGCGCACTTCGCCGTTGGCAACGAGAGCGCGTCGCAGCAGGCCTCTCCAGTCGTCGCCGTCGCGCGGCACCGGAAGGTCCGCCTCGGCAACGGGGTGTTCGAGCGCGGCGCCTTCGGCCTCGAGCGCAGCTTTTTCGTCGTCGAGGCCGCGCGGCGTGAGCGCGCAGCCCGAGGCGGCGAGCGCGAACGAGATCGCCAGTATCGCGACCGCCGTCCGTCGAGCCGGCGATCCGGCGCGGCGCCGCTCGGCTTTTTCCAATTCCGGTTTCTGTTTCTGAGAACCAGCCATCGAATGTCTCCTCGCGCCGTTTCCCGCGTCGAGGCGCCAGCGAAGCTGGGGCCGGACCGGCAGGAAACAGGCGGGCGGTGCAGACCGGCATCGGTGCCGGCGTTGCCACGCGAACGCGTGCAGGACTGCGCGCTGCCGTGGTCGGCGGCAGAGCGGAAATCCGTTCAGCTAAGCGGAAGGCACCCGGAGATCAGATGGTCCAGGAACAGAGAAGACTGCGCGACGTGCAGGCGGCTGCGGATGGCGGCGAAGCTGTCGGCATGCCGGATTGCCAGCTTCGCTGCGGCGTAGAGACAGATGCCGGCATCAGGCTCGCGTGCGGCGAATGCGCGGGCGCGGCCAGAGGCAGGAGTACCGGCACTACCGGCGCCTTGCTGTCTGCTTCGATGGTACAGCGACACGTCGAGCGCATCGCATCCCTGGTCCGGCATTCCTTCGCTGCGGGACTCGACGGATTGCAGCAATCGCAGCGGGACGCCGCCATGGCCGCGCTCTTCATCGGGCATTCGGCGGCCGCCAGCGCCGGAAACGAACCGGCCAGAGCGGCGACGAGCAGGATGGCAAGACCGCGGCGAAGCATCGCGTCCTCAACATGCACACGATCGGGTGGGCTTACAAGCGAAAAGAACAGCAACGACGGCCGATTGCGGTGTCCCACGTCCATTCGCGCGATTGCGCGGCAAATTCCCCGGATTCGGTCAGTGCGACGGTCCCCCTCCGGTTGCGATCAACGTGCCTCACACGACCAGGGACAGCAGGCACCAGAAGAGGAACCACGCGGCGCCGAGCCGCCTGTGCCGTCCGATATCGTAGCGACGCGCGAGTTGCGCGAGAGTGGCCGAGCCCGTTGCCGAGATGTCGTCGGCGCCGTGGTCGCGAAGAAGATCTTCGAGGATCGGACCGACGACGGCGGATTTCTGCGGGGTCTGCGTGGAAACGCGCCGCGGCCATATTCTCCGGCGCGGCTGTATTGCGTCAACGGCGGCAAGCCTGCCAGAGTCCGGATCGAGCGGCACCGGCTTGCGGGGGAATTGTTGGGGATCCGTGATATTCGAAAGATCGATTTCCCGGGCGCCGTGCCCGGACGATTCTGCTGCCCAAGGAGGCCCTGAGCAATGTTCAACCATTCCGGAACGCGTCATCACTTCCGTTTCCATGCGCCGCACGCGCACCTGTCCTCGGTGTTCGGCGACGACTGGTTCGGATCGAAGGCAGAAAGCTTCGCGCGCTTCTTCGGAACCCCGACGTTCCTGATCGCACAGACGGGGATCGTCGCACTGTGGATCATCGTCAATGCCGTCGGCTTGACCAGCTTCGACATCTACCCGTTCATCCTGCTGAACCTTGCGTTCAGCACCCAGGCTGCATACGCCGCGCCACTGATCCTGCTGGCGCAGGCGCGCCAGGCCGATCGTGACAAGGCCCATTCCGACGCCGATGCGCAGCACCGCGAAGACCTGGCCAAGGCCAGCCTGGAGCGGCAGATCCTGGCGGAAAAGCAGGCCGAGCAGATGCTCCAGCTTCTCCAGCAGAACACGCAGCTGACGCAGCTCACCCAGGAGCTGGCCAAGCGCATCGAAGAGCTGACCGACTCCATCCACCGAAAGATCGTCGCCGCCTGAGCTGCTGCGGCCACAGCGGTGCTGCCGGCTTGGGGGCGCCGCTGTGGGCACCGCCACATCATGATCGTGGATGCGGGCGCAAAACCTTGCTGCGCCCGCGCCCCGCGTTCACACTCGCGCCCGTCCGGCCTGCGCAGCCAGGCCCGCGCTCCCGCCGTTGCGGATGAGCGAGTTCCACCAGGAAGAAGAGGAGAGAACGATGACCCATGAAGGCGCGATCCGTCTTTTCGCCAAGACCCTGAAAAACGTCGAGCAGTGGATGAACAAGGCCGCCGAGCACGCGAGCGAGAAATCGTTCGACGTCAACGTGCTGGTCGATGCGCGACTTGCACCCGATGCGTTCCCGTTCGTCCGGCAGGTACAGTCCGCCTGTGACCAGGCCAAGTACGCCGCCGCGTATCTCGGCGGCCATCCCGCGCCGTCGCATGCGGACACCGAGCGCACGTTCGATGAGCTGAAGCAGCGCATCGCCAAGTGCGTCGCGTTCCTCGACAGCGTTCCGGCCAAGGACCTGGCCGGCGGCGGCGAGCGCAAGGTGTCGCCGCCGTGGCTCGGCGGCGGCTGGCTCAAGGGCGACGAGTACCTCGAAGAAGTGGCGATCCCGAACTTCTTCTTCCACGCGACGATGGCGTACGCGATCCTGCGCCACAACGGCGTGGCGCTCGGCAAGATGGACTACATCGGCACGATTCCCGTCAAGCAGGCGTGAGTTCGCGCGTGGGGTCAGGCACCAGCCGAATATTGGAGCAGCAGCATCCGCATTGACCGCTGGTGCCGCACTGCACGCCTGGTGCCTGACCCCTTTCAGCCGACGGTCACGGGTAGCGATTCGATTCCGCTGATGAAGTTGGAGGGGCGCCGCGGTGGCGCAGCTTCGCTCGCCGGACGGATGTCGGGCAGGCGCCGCACGGCTTCCTCGAAGAAAACGTTCAACTCCAGGCGGGCCAGGCTGGCGCCGAGGCAGTAATGGGCGCCGAAGCCGAACGCGAGGTGCTCGTTCGGCGTGCGGCGAATGTCGAAGTTGTCCGGGTCGGCAAACACCGACGGATCGCGGTTGGCCGCCGGATAGAGCAGCAGCAGCTTGTCACCTTCGCGAAGCTTGCGGCCGCGAAGCTCCGCATCGCGCGTCAGCGTGCGATTCATGTTCTTGATCGGCGTCACCCAGCGCAGCATTTCCTCGACCGCCGTCGCAACCCGGCGTACGTCTTCGCCGAGCCAGCGCCACGCGTCGGGCCTGGCGAGCAGCTCGAACATGCCGCCGCTCAGCACGTGCCGCGTCGTCTCGTCGCCGCCGATGAGGATCAGCAGCGCCTCGGCGACGATTTCGGCGTCCTCGAGCTTTTCGCCGTCGATCTCGGCGTGCGAGAGGATGCTGAACAGGTCGGGCTCGGGCGCGCGCGAGCGGCGGTCGTGCAGCACGCGGTAGGAGTGCTCGAGGAACGCCGAGAATGCCGCCTCGGCGCGCGCGAAGACTTCCGGATCGGTGGTTCCGCTGCCGCGCACCATGTCGTCCGACCAGCGCAGCACGTCTTCGTAATGCTCGGGCTCGACGCCGAGCATGTCGCCGATCACGATCAGCGGTAGCCACGCCGCGACGTCGCCGACGAAGTCGAAATGTCCGAGCGAGCGCGCCTTGTCGAGAAGGCCTGCGCAGATCTGCCGGATGCGCGGTTCCCTCTCATGGACGCGCCGTACGGTGAATCCCTTGTTGACGAGCCCGCGCCGCTTGCGGTGCAGCGGATCGTCGGTGTTGATCATGAACGGAAACGCCGGCGCGTCGGGACGATTGCCGTGCCCGTTGCAGAACGTTTTCGTGTCGCGGGATACCGCCAGAACGTCGTCGTAGCGCGTGATGCCCCAGACTTTGCCGGCCTCGTCCCAGAACACCGGGTCGTGCTCGCGCAGCCATGCGAGCTCGGCGTGGGGCTCGCGCGCCCAGAAATCGCCGTCGAGCAGGCGGATCTCGCGCGGGTTCATTGTGGTGTCGCCCGTTGCGGCAGCGGATTCACTTCTTCTCCCCGTCTCGTCCGAGCGGCAGCGAGGTGCGGTACTTGACCTGTTTCAGCGCGAAGCTCGATTTGACGCTGGCGACGCCGGGAATGCGCGTGAGGTGATCGAGCAGGAAGCGCTCGAACGCGGCGACGTCGGGAACGACGACGCGCACGAGATAGTCGGCGTCGCCCGTCATCAGGTAGCACTCCAGGACTTCGGGGCGCGCAAGGATGCGGCTTTCGAAGGTTTCCAGTCCCTTCTCGGCTTGGCGCTCCAGGCTCACCTGCACGAAGACGCTGACGCCGAGCCCCACGGCAACGGGGTCGAGCAGCGCGACGTAGCGGCGCACGACGGCGCGTTCCTCGAGCTCGCGCACGCGGCGCAGGCACGGGCTCGGCGACAGGCCGACGCGCGAAGCCAGCTCGACGTTCGAGATGCGCGCATCGTCCTGGAGAACCTCGAGGATGCGGCGGTCGATCTCGTCGAGGGTCCGTGGAGCCGGGGGGCCGACGTCGCTCGTCACGGCGGCAATCTGCTGGTCCTGCCGAGCCCGCGCAAGCAGCGCTCGGCATCCGCCGGTCGCCGGACTTGTCGCCGCGCCCGGGCACGGCCATAACGGCGCCGCATTCGAGTGGCCCCGCGCCCGTCGCGGCGCTCGAAACACCGACCCCAAGACCGCCGCAAGACAGCCGGCAAGACAATCGGAGGGAGAAAGACAACGATGGAGCTGGTACTTCGCAAGGGCGCCTTCGACGGCGAGACCCATATCGTCACGGGCGCCGCCCAGGGGATCGGCAACCGGGTGGCTGCGGTCCTTGCGGCACACGGCGCGCGGGTTGCACTGGTGGACCTCGACCGCGGTCGCCTCGAGGAAGCCCGCGCCGAAATGAAGCCTTACGCGGGCGTCGAGCCGCTGGTCGTTGCCGCGAACGTCGCCAAGGAAGACGACGTCCGGAAGGCGGTCGCATCGGTGATGGAAGCGAGCGGCCAGATCAACGGGCTCGTCAACGTGGCCGGCATCACGCGCGACGCGCGCATCTTCAAGAAGGACTTCGCCGATTTCCAGGCGGTGCTGGCCGTGCACCTGCACGGCACGTTCCTGTTTACGCGCGAAGTCGCGTTCCAGGACTGGCACCCGCGCTTCAAGGCGAACGACAACAAGCCGCTTCGCGACGGGCAGAACCGCTTCATCGTCAACTTCTCGTCGGTCAGCGCGCGCAACGGCAATATCGGCCAGATCGATTACACCGCCGCCAAGGGCGCGATCGAGTCGATGACGAAGACGACGGCGCGCGAGTTCGCGCCGTACGGGGCCCGCGTCAACGCGATCGCCCCCGGGCCCGTCAACACGCCGATGCTGGCAGGGGTGCCGGCCGAAGGCATCGAAGCCATGTCGCGCGCAACGCTGATCGGGCGAGTCTGCGAGCCCGTCGAGATGGCAAGGACGGTGGCGGCGATGGCCGATC harbors:
- a CDS encoding efflux RND transporter periplasmic adaptor subunit codes for the protein MKSPAHRFTLRFLLWIFVAMVAPFPSVPCDRGLPSPLDVTTVQAADDPAAPVQLWTCGMHPQVIQDHPGECPICHMKLTPLESAATEASSAGSAVTIDPVVVQNMGVRTVRAVEGPVVRELRVAGFVEEAEPGIHDVTLRVGGFIRHLYANTEGLHIASGDPMFDLYSPDIQVAVDEMIALRKRRDAARASARGDSDATMDSLWNAALRKLALQGLDPTEIARLQKLDHAPDAVTFRSPLAGEITEKPVVEGAAVTMGQKVLRIVDHSTLWIDARVFEQDLAVVSVGQSVQASIASQPGRTFAGQVVFIHPHLDPTTRTASVRMAVSNAALELRPGMFADVVLRAKLADSAVLVPREAVIDTGDRQVAFVVGEKPGHFEPRRVRIGWPAEGGNVQVLEGLAAGDEVVVSGQFLIDAESRLQDALRKFISQRQVAGVPPADAKPGTPARDSTGTASNGTSPGGEASPGSGPSPAGGASPDSGASK
- a CDS encoding TolC family protein, with translation MAGSQKQKPELEKAERRRAGSPARRTAVAILAISFALAASGCALTPRGLDDEKAALEAEGAALEHPVAEADLPVPRDGDDWRGLLRRALVANGEVRAAWFEWKAAVERVTGASAWPNSNLSLGYSYTFSDDKVKTFDRMTFNAAFDSMENLSFPGKTMAAGRSALAEARSSGEKFRAAKFSVQRRVLDAWLDFALAAENERIAVERQALASVQTSAAEAELTTGASQKGAAAAQIAAARSDDELRKALAAAEEARQMLAALVDIADADRLQSPRRLPDARPLPADPSVLVAAAAQGPETRQMEADAKSRQGSEDLAKLQWVPDVNPVLSIAGGVSQAVGAAVVLPTSFIEIRSGIAAAKALRRGAEARAMQTARDKRAEMAAALVAARDDGRAREHLEQRILPLAGVAVDAAESGYRSGAGTLSDIVEARTMALDVRAEIAEASVAREKQLSAIEEIAGADLETFTGTPPLRFASAAVATASSTGAVPVAAPAAAVAEKSR
- a CDS encoding DUF1003 domain-containing protein, which translates into the protein MFNHSGTRHHFRFHAPHAHLSSVFGDDWFGSKAESFARFFGTPTFLIAQTGIVALWIIVNAVGLTSFDIYPFILLNLAFSTQAAYAAPLILLAQARQADRDKAHSDADAQHREDLAKASLERQILAEKQAEQMLQLLQQNTQLTQLTQELAKRIEELTDSIHRKIVAA
- a CDS encoding DUF1993 domain-containing protein gives rise to the protein MTHEGAIRLFAKTLKNVEQWMNKAAEHASEKSFDVNVLVDARLAPDAFPFVRQVQSACDQAKYAAAYLGGHPAPSHADTERTFDELKQRIAKCVAFLDSVPAKDLAGGGERKVSPPWLGGGWLKGDEYLEEVAIPNFFFHATMAYAILRHNGVALGKMDYIGTIPVKQA
- a CDS encoding cytochrome P450, with protein sequence MNPREIRLLDGDFWAREPHAELAWLREHDPVFWDEAGKVWGITRYDDVLAVSRDTKTFCNGHGNRPDAPAFPFMINTDDPLHRKRRGLVNKGFTVRRVHEREPRIRQICAGLLDKARSLGHFDFVGDVAAWLPLIVIGDMLGVEPEHYEDVLRWSDDMVRGSGTTDPEVFARAEAAFSAFLEHSYRVLHDRRSRAPEPDLFSILSHAEIDGEKLEDAEIVAEALLILIGGDETTRHVLSGGMFELLARPDAWRWLGEDVRRVATAVEEMLRWVTPIKNMNRTLTRDAELRGRKLREGDKLLLLYPAANRDPSVFADPDNFDIRRTPNEHLAFGFGAHYCLGASLARLELNVFFEEAVRRLPDIRPASEAAPPRRPSNFISGIESLPVTVG
- a CDS encoding Lrp/AsnC family transcriptional regulator, with amino-acid sequence MTSDVGPPAPRTLDEIDRRILEVLQDDARISNVELASRVGLSPSPCLRRVRELEERAVVRRYVALLDPVAVGLGVSVFVQVSLERQAEKGLETFESRILARPEVLECYLMTGDADYLVRVVVPDVAAFERFLLDHLTRIPGVASVKSSFALKQVKYRTSLPLGRDGEKK
- a CDS encoding SDR family oxidoreductase, with protein sequence MELVLRKGAFDGETHIVTGAAQGIGNRVAAVLAAHGARVALVDLDRGRLEEARAEMKPYAGVEPLVVAANVAKEDDVRKAVASVMEASGQINGLVNVAGITRDARIFKKDFADFQAVLAVHLHGTFLFTREVAFQDWHPRFKANDNKPLRDGQNRFIVNFSSVSARNGNIGQIDYTAAKGAIESMTKTTAREFAPYGARVNAIAPGPVNTPMLAGVPAEGIEAMSRATLIGRVCEPVEMARTVAAMADPKLFAYVTGIVLQANGGLRLE